A genomic stretch from Deinococcus radiotolerans includes:
- the glcF gene encoding glycolate oxidase subunit GlcF, which translates to MNNEIPVQTLGGQGEVMAHAVDACVHCGFCLPACPTYALLGDEMDSPRGRIVLMKEVLEGGLPLADAAPHLDRCLGCQACVTACPSGVPYGELITAFRGWSEPQRQRSAFDRSKRWAILKALPAPKLFSVAARVGQFAKPLAPVLPAALRGPLDLLPETVPAMQPSPKVTPARGVQRGRVAFLVGCAQQALAPNFNAATLRVLARNGIEVVIPDGQGCCGAAALHTGARDEALKLVRANLDAFHPDDFDAILSNAAGCGAGLKEYPMVLHGEPDEARAKAFAAKVMDISEYLNTLLQHGELEPPVPASRPLTVAYHDACHLAHAQGVRAAPRALLRAIPGVTVLEVPEGDLCCGSAGTYNLEQPELAGQLGARKAKNILSTTPDLIASGNIGCHTQIQSHVRRQGSPTPVLHTIEILDRAYRGEL; encoded by the coding sequence ATGAACAACGAGATTCCCGTGCAGACCCTGGGCGGTCAGGGCGAGGTGATGGCGCACGCCGTGGACGCCTGCGTGCACTGCGGCTTCTGCCTGCCCGCCTGCCCCACGTACGCGCTGCTGGGTGACGAGATGGACAGCCCGCGCGGCCGGATCGTGCTGATGAAGGAGGTGCTCGAAGGTGGCCTGCCGCTGGCGGACGCCGCGCCGCACCTTGACCGCTGCCTGGGCTGTCAGGCGTGCGTGACCGCCTGCCCCAGTGGCGTCCCGTACGGCGAACTGATCACGGCGTTCCGGGGCTGGAGTGAACCGCAGCGTCAGCGCAGTGCGTTCGACCGCTCGAAACGCTGGGCGATCCTCAAGGCCCTCCCCGCCCCGAAGCTGTTCAGTGTGGCGGCGCGCGTGGGGCAGTTCGCCAAGCCGCTCGCGCCGGTGCTGCCCGCCGCGCTACGCGGTCCGCTGGACCTGCTGCCGGAAACCGTGCCCGCCATGCAGCCCAGCCCGAAGGTCACGCCCGCGCGCGGCGTGCAGCGGGGCCGGGTGGCGTTCCTGGTGGGCTGCGCGCAGCAGGCGCTCGCGCCGAACTTCAACGCGGCGACCCTGCGGGTGCTCGCCCGCAACGGCATCGAGGTCGTCATTCCCGACGGGCAGGGCTGCTGCGGCGCCGCCGCGCTGCACACCGGCGCGCGGGACGAGGCGCTGAAACTGGTGCGCGCCAACTTGGACGCCTTCCACCCCGACGATTTCGACGCGATCCTCTCGAACGCCGCCGGGTGCGGCGCGGGCCTCAAGGAGTACCCGATGGTCCTGCACGGCGAGCCCGACGAGGCGCGCGCAAAGGCCTTCGCGGCGAAGGTCATGGACATCAGCGAGTACCTGAATACGCTCCTCCAGCACGGCGAACTGGAACCCCCGGTGCCCGCCAGTCGCCCGCTGACGGTCGCGTACCACGACGCCTGCCACCTCGCCCACGCGCAGGGCGTCCGCGCCGCGCCCCGCGCCCTGCTGCGCGCCATCCCCGGCGTCACCGTGCTGGAGGTCCCGGAAGGCGACCTCTGCTGCGGCTCGGCGGGCACGTACAACCTCGAACAGCCCGAACTGGCCGGGCAGCTCGGCGCGCGCAAGGCGAAGAACATCCTCTCCACCACGCCCGACCTGATCGCCAGCGGGAACATCGGCTGCCACACCCAGATCCAGAGTCACGTGCGCCGCCAGGGCAGCCCCACGCCCGTCCTGCACACCATCGAAATCCTCGACCGGGCGTACCGGGGGGAGCTGTGA
- a CDS encoding FAD-binding oxidoreductase, which yields MSTEKLALTTNSGARKPASAGGASTALAADLTRALGPRKVLSNLSERLNYRYDAIQFGATPLAVVLPESTEDVVAAVRAARAAGVPIVGRGAASGLSGGAAPLEPGLVISFTRMTRLSIHPERREATAQAGVVTLAVTEAAKPHGLIYPPDPASFRTSTIGGNLAENAGGPMCFKYGVSGDYVRALEFVDVDGELHRLTRDVFDLAGLLIGSEGTLGLITEATLRLIPPPKFTRTLMAHFPEVGACAEAVSRAIAAGAVPSKLEFMDRACTNAVEDYLHLGLPRDAEAVLLVDTDGEDLDTVQDELRLVEEACVASGGTVRRAATDEEGALLWRARRSVSPALGRIRPQRMNEDIVVPRSALPDVVREIRALGDASPFPVVQFGHIGDGNLHPNILFDPRREDAHAVHDLAHRIALVAIRHGGVLSGEHGIGSMKRDFMRDAVDPETLAALRGVKRALDSSGALNPGKILPAEEVMVDG from the coding sequence GTGAGCACCGAGAAATTGGCGTTGACCACGAATTCGGGGGCACGGAAACCGGCGTCGGCAGGCGGAGCCTCCACTGCGCTGGCGGCTGACCTGACCCGCGCGCTGGGGCCGCGCAAGGTGCTGTCGAACCTCTCCGAGCGGCTGAACTACCGCTACGACGCCATTCAGTTCGGGGCGACGCCGCTGGCGGTCGTGCTGCCCGAAAGCACGGAGGACGTCGTGGCAGCCGTGCGGGCGGCGCGCGCGGCGGGCGTGCCCATCGTGGGGCGCGGCGCGGCGAGTGGCCTGTCGGGCGGCGCGGCCCCGCTGGAGCCGGGTCTGGTGATCTCATTCACGCGCATGACCCGCCTGAGCATTCACCCTGAGCGGCGCGAGGCGACGGCGCAGGCGGGGGTGGTCACGCTGGCCGTGACCGAGGCCGCGAAGCCCCACGGCCTGATCTACCCGCCGGACCCGGCGAGTTTCCGCACGAGCACTATCGGTGGGAACCTCGCGGAGAACGCGGGCGGCCCGATGTGCTTCAAGTACGGCGTGAGCGGCGATTACGTGCGCGCCCTGGAGTTCGTGGACGTGGACGGCGAGTTGCACCGCCTGACGCGCGACGTGTTCGATCTGGCGGGCCTGCTGATCGGGTCGGAGGGCACGCTGGGGCTGATCACCGAGGCGACGCTGCGCCTGATTCCCCCGCCGAAATTTACGCGGACGCTGATGGCGCATTTCCCGGAGGTCGGCGCGTGTGCCGAGGCGGTCAGTCGCGCCATCGCGGCGGGCGCGGTGCCCAGCAAACTGGAATTCATGGACCGCGCCTGCACGAACGCCGTCGAGGACTACCTGCACCTGGGGTTGCCGAGGGACGCGGAGGCGGTGCTGCTGGTGGACACCGACGGGGAGGACCTGGACACCGTGCAGGACGAACTGCGGCTGGTCGAGGAGGCCTGCGTCGCCTCGGGCGGCACGGTGCGCCGCGCCGCGACGGACGAGGAGGGCGCGCTGCTGTGGCGTGCGCGGCGCTCCGTATCCCCGGCGCTGGGCCGCATCCGCCCGCAGCGCATGAACGAGGACATCGTCGTGCCCAGATCGGCGCTGCCGGACGTGGTGCGCGAGATCCGCGCGCTGGGCGACGCCAGTCCCTTTCCGGTCGTGCAGTTCGGGCACATCGGGGACGGGAACCTGCACCCGAACATCCTGTTCGACCCCCGCCGGGAGGACGCGCACGCCGTGCATGACCTCGCGCACCGCATCGCGCTGGTCGCCATCCGCCACGGCGGGGTCCTCAGCGGCGAGCACGGGATCGGCAGCATGAAACGCGACTTCATGCGTGACGCCGTGGACCCCGAGACGCTCGCCGCCCTGCGAGGCGTGAAACGCGCCCTTGACTCGAGTGGCGCGCTGAACCCCGGCAAGATTCTTCCTGCGGAGGAGGTGATGGTTGATGGGTGA
- the cpdB gene encoding 2',3'-cyclic-nucleotide 2'-phosphodiesterase, whose protein sequence is MLWGVLKHIPLMTALLLGAAGAQTVNLRILETTDLHTSALGYDYYQDKPTGEFGLEYTATLIQNARKEARNSLLFDNGDLIQGNPLGDFVARVNPLAEGQRHPMHAAMAVLGYDAGNLGNHEFNYGLPFLNKVLSAAPMPYISANVYVDDGDGNPDNDKNAFTPYMIERKLVFDTDGRPYYINVGVIGLLPPQIMQWDKTNLEGKVTTRDMVDTARKFIPEMKAKGADIVVAIAHSGINADYVPGAENAVTELTKIPGLDVVLSGHSHQEFPGPVYKSIPGADITKGTINGKAVVMAGFWGNDLGIIDLKLNFDRKTQKWTIQDTMSAVRPIWDKTAKKNLVTPDPRIAAAVKQAHEGTLAYVRGKVADLTTPINSYWALTQDDPSVQLVSNAQIAYVKAALSSTQYKDLPVLSAAAPFKAGGRAGASYYTDIPAGTLAIKNVADLYVYPNTVQAVLVTGAQVQEWLERSAGQFKQIDPSKAEPQALVDESFPTYNFDVIDGVTYEIDVTQPNRYNSKGEVADASAHRIKNLMYMGKPIDPNQQFVVATNNYRASGGGAFPGLNGKNIILQAPDETRQALIAYFNDQKTVNPTADGNWKLTPIPGATLLYTSSPTAQKYMPTNATLVKTRDDGFAEYYIKY, encoded by the coding sequence ATGCTATGGGGCGTGCTGAAACACATTCCCCTGATGACCGCGCTGCTGCTCGGCGCAGCTGGCGCGCAGACCGTGAACCTGCGCATCCTCGAGACGACCGACCTGCACACCAGCGCGCTCGGCTACGACTACTACCAGGACAAGCCCACCGGCGAGTTCGGCCTGGAGTACACCGCCACGCTGATCCAGAACGCCCGCAAGGAAGCCCGCAACAGCCTGCTGTTCGACAACGGCGACCTGATCCAGGGCAACCCCCTGGGTGACTTCGTGGCCCGCGTGAACCCCCTGGCCGAGGGGCAGCGTCACCCCATGCACGCCGCCATGGCCGTGCTGGGCTACGACGCTGGGAACCTCGGCAACCACGAGTTCAACTACGGCCTGCCCTTCCTGAACAAGGTGCTGTCCGCCGCCCCGATGCCCTACATCAGCGCGAACGTGTACGTCGATGACGGCGACGGCAACCCCGACAACGACAAGAACGCCTTCACGCCCTACATGATCGAGCGCAAGCTGGTGTTCGACACCGACGGCCGCCCCTACTACATCAACGTGGGCGTGATCGGCCTGCTGCCCCCGCAGATCATGCAGTGGGACAAGACGAACCTGGAAGGCAAGGTCACCACGCGTGACATGGTCGACACCGCCCGCAAGTTCATCCCCGAGATGAAAGCCAAGGGCGCGGACATCGTCGTGGCCATCGCGCACAGCGGCATCAACGCCGACTACGTGCCCGGCGCCGAGAACGCCGTGACCGAACTGACCAAGATTCCCGGCCTGGACGTCGTGCTGTCCGGCCACAGTCACCAGGAGTTCCCCGGGCCGGTGTACAAGAGCATCCCCGGCGCGGACATCACCAAGGGCACCATCAACGGCAAGGCCGTCGTCATGGCCGGCTTCTGGGGCAACGACCTGGGCATCATCGACCTGAAACTGAACTTCGACCGCAAGACCCAGAAGTGGACCATCCAGGACACCATGTCCGCCGTGCGCCCCATCTGGGACAAGACGGCCAAGAAGAACCTCGTCACGCCCGACCCCCGCATCGCCGCGGCCGTCAAGCAGGCGCATGAGGGCACTCTGGCGTACGTGCGCGGCAAGGTCGCCGACCTGACCACCCCCATCAACTCCTACTGGGCGCTGACGCAGGACGACCCCAGCGTGCAGCTGGTCAGCAACGCGCAGATCGCGTACGTGAAGGCCGCCCTGAGCAGCACGCAGTACAAGGACCTGCCCGTCCTGTCCGCCGCCGCGCCCTTCAAGGCCGGGGGCCGCGCGGGCGCGAGCTACTACACCGACATTCCCGCCGGGACGCTGGCCATCAAGAACGTCGCCGACCTGTACGTGTACCCGAACACCGTGCAGGCCGTGCTCGTGACCGGCGCGCAGGTGCAGGAGTGGCTGGAGCGCAGCGCCGGGCAGTTCAAACAGATCGACCCCAGCAAGGCCGAACCCCAGGCGCTGGTGGACGAGAGCTTCCCCACGTACAACTTCGACGTGATCGACGGCGTCACCTACGAGATTGACGTGACCCAGCCCAACCGCTACAACAGCAAGGGCGAAGTGGCAGACGCCAGCGCGCACCGCATCAAGAACCTGATGTACATGGGCAAACCCATCGACCCCAACCAGCAGTTCGTGGTCGCCACGAACAACTACCGCGCGTCCGGCGGTGGGGCGTTCCCCGGCCTGAACGGCAAGAACATCATCCTCCAGGCCCCCGACGAGACCCGTCAGGCCCTGATCGCGTACTTCAACGATCAGAAGACCGTGAACCCCACGGCGGACGGCAACTGGAAACTGACGCCCATCCCCGGCGCGACCCTGCTGTACACCAGCAGCCCCACCGCGCAGAAGTACATGCCCACGAACGCCACGCTGGTCAAGACCCGCGACGACGGCTTCGCCGAGTACTACATCAAGTACTGA
- a CDS encoding FAD-binding oxidoreductase yields the protein MTVDGEPSPFYQPSTLSHVLRRRRPMPILDLSPDDQTITLTGEVTLPEVYAALPAGLFPPFPHVNLPGGVGGLIGRGGFGQTFPFASDVLGVTFRAASGRVVRAGGRTVKNVQGYDLTRPFVGSFGLLGELLEVTLRLRPGLSVGHVVHPGPLVPTTARFTWAAPDGTHVMHFGHEREVRAALDLPGAQTVTVPPDYAPLFPAGMGVGEAGALRDLRLGWQDGAPTPEPPGLFRTLAASL from the coding sequence GTGACCGTGGATGGAGAACCTTCGCCTTTCTATCAACCATCGACTCTCTCCCATGTTCTGCGCCGGAGGCGCCCCATGCCCATCCTTGACCTGTCTCCCGACGACCAGACGATCACCCTGACCGGTGAGGTCACGCTGCCCGAGGTGTACGCGGCGCTGCCCGCCGGGTTGTTCCCGCCGTTCCCGCACGTGAACCTGCCGGGCGGCGTGGGCGGCCTGATCGGGCGCGGGGGTTTCGGGCAGACCTTCCCGTTCGCGTCGGACGTGCTGGGCGTCACCTTCCGCGCCGCGAGTGGCCGGGTGGTGCGCGCGGGGGGCCGCACGGTGAAGAACGTGCAGGGCTACGACCTGACCCGCCCGTTCGTGGGCAGTTTCGGCCTGCTGGGTGAGCTGCTGGAGGTCACGCTGCGCCTACGCCCCGGCCTGAGCGTCGGGCATGTGGTACACCCCGGTCCGCTGGTGCCCACCACGGCGCGCTTCACCTGGGCCGCGCCGGACGGCACGCACGTCATGCACTTTGGCCATGAGCGCGAGGTCCGCGCGGCGCTGGACCTGCCTGGCGCGCAGACCGTGACCGTCCCGCCGGATTACGCCCCGCTGTTCCCGGCCGGGATGGGTGTGGGCGAGGCGGGCGCGCTGCGGGACCTGCGCCTGGGCTGGCAGGACGGCGCGCCCACGCCGGAACCCCCCGGGCTGTTCCGGACGCTGGCCGCCAGCCTCTAG
- a CDS encoding MFS transporter, whose translation MQATLSTTTRHAAAIAVAVTAGHFINDAYSAMLTPLTPALQAKYGVSIAAVTFLGSVYSLTSSVLQPVLGIIGERLDRRYAAALGPLMTGIGLTLMGFVPWFGALVLLVAVAGFGSGFFHPAGAAYVAQHSPPDKRGLWASLFSAGGTAGMALGPVFAGVGLTHLPWFALIGVVIAAITFAVTPSGVQKAKRIPLRDYAGIFRGPLVWLWAMAVLRSLASMGYNAMLPFMLLARGFGAREVAITLAVYSVASAIGGIVGGRLSDRVGRVTVLRGAILTTIPFFALLILSSPAHWWFYPLTFIVGAAVNASIPVGVVTAQEYAPGHVAVASSIMMGFSWGFAGLLVFLVGALADATSPTTAALAALSLLIPSAIIAARLPEPQKVQFS comes from the coding sequence ATGCAGGCCACTCTGAGCACCACCACCCGCCACGCCGCCGCGATCGCGGTGGCCGTGACCGCCGGGCACTTCATCAACGACGCGTACAGCGCCATGCTCACGCCCCTCACGCCCGCCCTGCAGGCCAAGTACGGCGTCAGCATCGCTGCCGTGACCTTCCTGGGCAGCGTGTACTCCCTGACCAGCAGCGTCCTCCAGCCCGTGCTGGGCATCATCGGCGAACGCCTCGACCGCCGCTACGCCGCCGCGCTCGGCCCACTGATGACTGGCATCGGCCTGACCCTGATGGGCTTCGTGCCGTGGTTCGGGGCGCTCGTGCTGCTCGTCGCGGTGGCGGGCTTCGGCAGCGGCTTCTTCCACCCCGCCGGGGCCGCGTACGTCGCGCAGCACAGCCCGCCCGACAAACGCGGCCTGTGGGCCAGTCTGTTCAGCGCGGGCGGCACCGCCGGCATGGCCCTCGGCCCCGTCTTCGCGGGCGTGGGCCTGACGCACCTGCCATGGTTCGCGCTGATTGGGGTCGTGATCGCCGCGATCACCTTCGCCGTCACGCCCAGCGGCGTGCAGAAGGCCAAACGGATTCCCCTGCGCGACTACGCGGGCATCTTCCGTGGGCCCCTGGTGTGGCTGTGGGCCATGGCCGTTCTGCGCTCGCTGGCCAGCATGGGGTACAACGCCATGCTGCCCTTCATGCTCCTCGCCCGGGGTTTCGGCGCGCGCGAGGTCGCCATCACGCTCGCCGTGTACTCCGTCGCCAGCGCCATCGGCGGCATTGTCGGTGGCCGCCTCAGCGACCGCGTGGGCCGCGTGACCGTCCTGCGCGGCGCGATCCTCACCACCATCCCCTTCTTCGCGCTGCTGATCCTCTCCAGCCCCGCCCACTGGTGGTTCTACCCCCTGACCTTCATTGTGGGCGCCGCCGTGAACGCCAGCATCCCCGTGGGCGTCGTCACCGCGCAGGAGTACGCCCCTGGCCACGTCGCGGTCGCCAGTTCGATCATGATGGGCTTCTCGTGGGGTTTCGCGGGCCTCCTCGTGTTCCTCGTGGGCGCGCTGGCGGACGCGACCAGCCCCACCACCGCCGCGCTGGCCGCCCTGAGCCTCCTGATTCCCAGCGCGATCATCGCCGCGCGCCTGCCCGAACCGCAGAAGGTGCAGTTCAGCTGA
- a CDS encoding LLM class flavin-dependent oxidoreductase codes for MSVPSPLPLSVLDLVPVPLGSSAAESVEAALAYAKAAEDAGYERYWVAEHHNMGALASSVPLAVLSAASQRTSRIRLGSGGVMLPNHAPLSVAEGYRLLSALAPDRVDLGLGRAPGTDGRTARALRGAQGLMEESFERQLSDLMAFGTGRYPAGHPFAGTVAAPAGEGLFPPLWILSSSGYGAHVAAKAGAGLAFAWHINPDTAQARAAADAYRRAFEPSDAFPQARVLVAASVVTAPTAEEAEELSLPLGLMFLRLTRGESAPYPTVAEAKAYPYTPQERALADSMRRRAIIGDPGAVAARLHALAHDTAADELIVSLNIPDPAQRREALKLVMDAVRAQEAQTLSLA; via the coding sequence ATGAGCGTTCCCTCTCCCCTGCCCCTGTCCGTGCTTGATCTCGTGCCCGTACCGCTGGGGTCCAGCGCCGCCGAGTCAGTGGAGGCCGCCCTGGCGTACGCGAAAGCCGCCGAGGACGCCGGATACGAGCGGTACTGGGTGGCCGAGCATCACAACATGGGCGCGCTGGCGTCCAGCGTGCCGCTGGCGGTGCTCTCGGCCGCGTCGCAGCGTACCAGTCGCATCCGCCTGGGCTCGGGCGGCGTGATGCTCCCCAACCACGCGCCCCTCAGTGTGGCGGAAGGCTACCGGCTGCTGTCGGCCCTCGCGCCGGACCGCGTGGACCTGGGCCTGGGCCGCGCCCCGGGCACGGACGGCCGCACGGCCCGCGCGCTAAGGGGCGCGCAGGGGTTGATGGAGGAGTCCTTCGAGCGGCAACTCTCGGACCTGATGGCCTTCGGCACCGGGCGGTACCCCGCCGGGCACCCCTTCGCGGGGACCGTGGCGGCCCCGGCCGGCGAGGGGCTGTTCCCGCCGCTGTGGATTCTGAGCAGCAGCGGCTACGGCGCGCACGTCGCCGCCAAGGCCGGGGCGGGTCTGGCGTTCGCGTGGCACATCAACCCGGACACCGCGCAGGCCCGCGCCGCCGCCGACGCGTACCGCCGCGCCTTCGAGCCGTCCGACGCGTTCCCGCAGGCGCGCGTCCTCGTGGCCGCGAGCGTCGTCACCGCCCCCACCGCCGAGGAAGCCGAGGAACTCAGCCTGCCACTCGGCCTGATGTTCCTGCGCCTCACAAGGGGCGAGAGCGCCCCCTACCCCACCGTCGCCGAGGCGAAAGCGTACCCGTACACCCCGCAGGAGCGCGCCCTGGCTGACAGCATGCGCCGCCGCGCCATCATCGGTGATCCCGGCGCGGTCGCCGCGCGCCTGCACGCCCTGGCCCACGACACGGCCGCCGACGAACTGATCGTCAGCCTGAACATCCCCGACCCCGCCCAGCGCCGCGAGGCCCTGAAGCTCGTCATGGACGCCGTCCGCGCGCAGGAAGCGCAGACCCTCAGTCTCGCGTGA
- a CDS encoding PAS domain-containing sensor histidine kinase: protein MTAAEDPALARLATLLPGAVWHADPATHRTTFISDRLTDMLGFTPAQWTGEPGFWESRLHAGDQEWVQGALRAGIHSGEPFTLEYRLLNARQQVVWVRDLITPLYEDGRLSALGGMILDITSERENETALRTALDQFARLFNSSPVGLAVLTAATGKVQRANAAFRAVAGLRTSLRPGSPGTDTLWADPGAAHDFWTALQAGAVQEWSAQWLDRGRQVREVILSADRLNDEGDTAFIMMRDVTTQVQARRDAEAKERRFRAMVQHSSDLITVLSPGGTILYASPAVQAALGYSSDEALGLNALDHMHPDEHDAIRAEFARAVLGGPGACARLTSRFIRSTGEYRHMEWVATNQLNDPSIQGIVMNSRDVTERVRADQERRETQQTFETLFSASPEATLLVDFADTMTIVDCNEVAAAMRGYRRDELIGQSTYQSMPNGAELLNDVTANDAFRDRVRQARRLQFESEHLHRDGHVYPVEVNLALVTIRGREMMLCIERDISERRAAAAALEASQARLVASEKLAGLGRLTAGLAHEINTPLAATLTELHEATRLVQEYRDSIGHAQVTDADHHEIAGELSRAVDAAQRNLTRIGDFIRKIRGHTRDTITDRVAFDAVKHAENTLSMLAHEARAAKVDLLLEQPRGPVRLHGEPGRLTQIVTNLVINAIHACPPGATVTVRFDTQDDGSAVMQVQDTGTGIPDDVLPRIFEPMFTTKPVGQGTGLGLSIIHDIISGHFGGDIQVRTSSTGTCFTVTFPGRTADRPPH from the coding sequence GTGACCGCGGCGGAGGACCCGGCCCTCGCCCGGCTCGCCACGCTGCTGCCGGGCGCCGTGTGGCACGCCGATCCTGCCACGCACCGCACGACGTTCATCTCGGACCGCCTGACCGACATGCTGGGCTTCACCCCGGCGCAGTGGACGGGCGAGCCGGGCTTCTGGGAATCCAGGCTGCACGCGGGCGATCAGGAGTGGGTGCAGGGCGCCCTGCGCGCCGGCATCCACAGTGGCGAGCCGTTCACGCTGGAGTACCGCCTGCTGAACGCCCGGCAGCAGGTGGTGTGGGTCCGCGACCTGATCACACCCCTGTACGAGGACGGGCGGCTGAGTGCCCTGGGCGGCATGATCCTCGACATCACCTCCGAACGGGAGAATGAGACGGCGCTGCGCACCGCGCTCGATCAGTTCGCCCGGCTGTTCAACAGCAGCCCGGTGGGCCTGGCCGTGCTGACCGCCGCGACCGGCAAGGTCCAGCGGGCCAATGCCGCGTTCCGCGCCGTGGCTGGACTGCGCACCTCGCTTCGCCCGGGCAGCCCCGGCACCGATACCCTGTGGGCCGATCCGGGCGCCGCGCACGACTTCTGGACGGCGCTCCAGGCGGGAGCCGTGCAGGAGTGGTCCGCGCAGTGGCTGGACCGCGGCCGACAGGTGCGGGAGGTCATCCTCTCCGCCGACCGGCTGAACGACGAGGGCGACACGGCGTTCATCATGATGCGGGACGTGACCACGCAGGTGCAGGCGCGCCGGGACGCCGAGGCCAAGGAGCGCCGCTTCCGGGCGATGGTCCAGCACAGCTCGGACCTGATCACCGTCCTGAGCCCCGGCGGGACCATCCTGTACGCCAGTCCGGCCGTGCAGGCCGCGCTGGGCTACAGCAGCGACGAAGCCCTGGGCCTCAACGCCCTGGATCACATGCATCCCGACGAACATGACGCCATCCGCGCCGAGTTCGCCCGCGCGGTTCTGGGCGGCCCGGGCGCCTGCGCGCGCCTGACCAGCCGCTTCATTCGCAGCACCGGCGAGTACCGCCACATGGAATGGGTCGCCACGAATCAGCTGAACGACCCGTCCATCCAGGGCATCGTCATGAACTCCCGGGACGTCACCGAGCGCGTGCGGGCCGATCAGGAGCGGCGGGAAACGCAGCAGACCTTCGAGACGCTCTTCTCCGCGTCCCCGGAGGCGACCCTGCTGGTGGACTTCGCGGACACCATGACCATCGTGGACTGCAACGAGGTGGCCGCCGCCATGCGCGGGTACCGCCGCGACGAACTGATTGGGCAGAGCACGTACCAGTCCATGCCCAACGGCGCGGAACTCCTGAACGACGTCACGGCCAACGACGCCTTCCGCGACCGCGTGCGGCAGGCCCGGCGCCTTCAGTTCGAGTCCGAACACCTACATCGCGACGGGCACGTGTACCCCGTGGAGGTCAACCTGGCGCTGGTGACCATCCGCGGGCGGGAGATGATGCTCTGCATCGAACGCGACATCAGTGAGCGGCGCGCCGCGGCCGCCGCTCTGGAAGCCAGTCAGGCGCGGCTGGTCGCCAGCGAGAAACTGGCCGGGCTGGGCCGCCTGACCGCCGGGCTCGCGCATGAGATCAACACGCCGCTGGCCGCCACCCTGACAGAACTGCACGAGGCGACGCGGCTGGTGCAGGAGTACCGCGACTCGATCGGGCACGCGCAGGTCACGGACGCCGATCACCACGAGATTGCCGGCGAGCTGAGCCGCGCCGTGGACGCCGCCCAGCGCAACCTCACCCGGATCGGGGATTTCATCCGGAAGATCCGCGGGCACACGCGGGACACCATCACGGACCGCGTGGCGTTCGACGCCGTGAAGCACGCCGAGAACACCCTGTCCATGCTGGCCCACGAGGCCCGCGCCGCCAAGGTGGACCTGCTGCTGGAACAGCCGCGCGGGCCGGTCCGCCTGCACGGCGAACCCGGCCGCCTGACGCAGATCGTCACGAACCTGGTCATCAACGCCATTCACGCCTGCCCCCCGGGCGCCACCGTCACCGTCAGGTTCGACACGCAGGACGACGGCAGCGCCGTCATGCAGGTGCAGGACACCGGCACGGGTATTCCCGATGACGTGCTGCCGCGCATCTTTGAACCGATGTTCACCACCAAACCCGTCGGGCAGGGCACCGGGCTGGGCCTGTCGATCATTCACGACATCATCAGCGGGCATTTCGGCGGGGACATTCAGGTGCGCACGTCCAGTACGGGCACCTGCTTCACCGTGACCTTCCCAGGCCGGACCGCCGACCGGCCGCCCCACTGA